The genomic interval tgacagtaaaaaaataaacacccacttgtttttcttctatgaaTGAATTGGCAAAAGCTCTTCCTGATGCTGGAGCATAGGAATGAACATGAGCACAGACAGGGGGGCAGCTGTTTTGTCATCTGAAaccagcacagaggagcagctgacTGTGCCCAGTCACTGTATCCATCCTGGAACACTCCCTCACCCCCTCCCTGAgccatccctgcctgcacaggagCTGTACCTGCAGCCAGAAGGCAGCACACTCCAGCACAGGAACCCTGCACACAGCCACTGCCATGGACACCAGCTtccccagcagggccatcctGCTGTCATCTGCCTTGTTCCCTTGGGGGCTGAACAGAGATGAAAAGATGATCTGCCGGACTGAGTCCTTGGTCTGCTCTTGGAAATAATTGCACATGATCTCAAGGAGCTGGAGTTCCTGAAGGGAGTTCagtctctgaaagaaaacaaaagcaaagctgcaAAATACACTGGGGGTCttgaaaaagcaagaaacaagTGGAAAAGACAGGGGCAGTAAAGGCTGGGAGCCTCCCTCAGGTGTGAGGGACCCAGTCTTcaagcacagcacacacattCAGGCTTTCTGAGCCACCACTGCATTTACCTGGTGACACTGAAAAGCTTTAGGTTGTATTTGAACAACTGGATACACAAGACTGGTGCCTGCTGCACCTGCAAGTGCTGCCCATGGACTGGGAGATGAGACTGACGTTGCTGGGGTGAAAAATATTCCCTCCCTCTGCAAATAACAGCTCTGAGGACGCTGCTGggcagctggcagggacacagctgggcCCAGGAGCCCACTAGGCCCCAGGTCCATGCACCCCAACACTCACCAGCAGCTATGGTTTCTCACTGCTCATCTCTGAgacccccatcccagctccatcccacacCCATCCAAAAAGTCTGGTAGggcccagctgcagcactggggggctgtgggtgtcCCCAGGCCCTGAAAGCCCACCACATCTCCTGAGAGCCTTGAATCCTGGCCAGCCCATGGGGGTCTTGTCAgccagccccctccctgccaaaAACCCCTCAGTCACCGGCACCCCAGGGAGCCTGTGCTGTCCTTTTGGGGCctgtcttcagcagcagctcctcagggaCTCTATCCCTTTCTTCCAAAGCCTTAGTCTCCAGCAACAGCCCCCCAGGGACCTAATCCTGCCCTTCCAAGGCTTTGGTCTCCAGCAGCAGTTCCTCAGGGACCTCATCCTGCTCTTCCAAGCCCTCgatcttcagcagcagctcttcaggGACCCCATCCTGCCCTTCCAAGCCCCTGGTTTCCAGCAACAGCCCCTCGGGGACCTCATCCTGCCCTTCCAAGGCTTtggcctccagcagcagctcttcaggGCTCCCACCTTGCCCTTCCAATCCCTCggtctccagcagcagcccccgCCCCTGGGACCCTCATGGTGCAGCGGCAGCCCCAGGGAACCCTGTCCAGGGGGCCTCCCCTCCACACCCACTGCCCGGGGCTGTGTCCGCCCTCAGCCCCGGGGTGTGCCGGGGTGCCCGTGTCGCACCTTGGGCGGCGCCCCGCGCTCCTTGGGGACCTGGAAGAGGAACTCCTCGAGCAGCTCGGTGGGGCCCTTGTCCACGAGCGGCAGCGGCGCGTTCTGCAGCTGGCTGCTGAAGTAGATGTCCAGGTGGTACAGCACCTCCTTGGCGGCGCTCAGCGCGTCCCGCCGCAGCAGCGAGTGCCGGATGTCGCTCATGGCCCCGCTCCCGGTCCCGTTCCCGCTCCCGGTCCCGttcccggcccggccccggcgcggccTCCCCTCGGCGGCGCGGACGGGCGGGCGGGCGCTACGGCGGCCCGCAAAGGACAAAAGGGCCACGCGCGGGCGCCGCCGGCAGCGCCCCCTGGCGGGAcgggggggggctggggctgggggggggctcGGCCGCGACAGACCCGGCCCTTGGGGGGGTCTCGGCTCGGGGTCTGAGCCGGGGAGGCTCGACCTGGGAGAGCCTGGGCCTGGAAGGATCTTGGCTCTCGAGGGATCTTGGCCCGGGGGCCTGGTCTTGGGGCTGAACCATGGAATCTCGACCTGGGGGGACCTGGGGGGGGGAATATCGGCCCGAGGGGCTGCTTCTTGGGCTGACTTAGGAATTCTCTTAAACTGGGAGGGAACTAGCCCTGGGGACATCTTAGCCCTGGAGAGATGAGCCCTGGGGCTGAGCCAGGGGGGATATTGGCCCCGGGGGGGGGCTGGGCCTGGGGCCGAGCCAGGAGGTCTCAACCTGGACCTGGGGGGATATTGTCCCTGGGGGATATTTGCCCTCGGGGCTGGGCCTGGGGCTGACTCGGGAGGTGTCTTAAATTGGGAGAGAAATGGCCCTGGGGGCATTTTGGCCCTGAGGGATGAGCCAGGGGGGATATTGGCTTCAGCAGGGGGCCTGGAGCTGGGACTCATTCAGAGAGTCTTGACTTGGGAGGGAACTGAACCTGGAGGGATCTTGGCTCTGGAAGGGTCTTGGTCCTGAGGGGCTCACCCAAGGGATCTTAATTTCGGGGGGGTAGGACCTGGGGGTGTGTTGTCCCTGGAGTGCTGGGCCTGACTGACAGGGTCTTGACTCAGGATGGAACTGGCCCTGGGAAAGGTCTTGGCCCTGGAGAGATCTTGGGGCTGAGCCAGGGGGGCTTGACCTGGGGGGGAGCCTAGACCTGGGGAGATCTTGGACctggagggctgggcctggGGCTGACTCAGGGGATGTTGATGCAGGAGGGAACTGGCCCTGGGGGGATCTTGGCCCAGGGGGTTCTTGGTCCTGGGTCTGGTTCTTGAGAGGGTCTTGACCTGAAGAGGGACTGGCCATGGAGGGTCTTGGCTGGGGGAGCCTGACCCTGGGCCCAAACTGGAGAGCCTGTTGGGGGGGTCTAGGCCGAGCCCTAATCCCTCTATGGGAAGCCTCCCTTCTCTGGGGTGTGCCTGGCTCCAGGggagggggctggcaggggcccccccagcccctcaggatCACTGCACACTTCTAGGGGGCTGGCATGGCCCTCCTGGGAAACCCAACATCTGCCTTTGGAGGCTGGGAGCACCGGGAACACCGGGAACACCAGGACATTGGCCAAGGCcactggggcagggctggggcaagTAGGGagagtgtgtgtgggggggtgggCTGCCACCCCTTGGCACCTCACAGccctcccagggatggggctgagctGTGTGACCGCCTGGGGAGGCTCTGGGGACAGGCACCATGCCAGGGATGTGGTGCTTTTTGGCAGTTCCAGCTTGGCTTCCCACCCAGAGACCAGGGTGGCAGCACCACCCTGGGATGCACTGGGTGCCCTCAGCCCCTGGCACTGGGTTCCTGCTAGCCCTGGAACACCCACCTTGTTGGAAATGTAGGGGTGGAAATGTGCTGGGTGGGAACAATTCATGTTtgtgaaataaacattttttaagagaaattgtGTCTGTTGGTGAGTGAGAGCTGCCCACGCCCCACATCGGGGAGCTGCCACTCTCCAGGAGTGGTCTCTGGGATCTCTTGACATTTTAATCCACTCCAGCACGTTCTCAGCCTTACCTGTGACAGGAGGTATTGGCAGTGGCTGAAAGGACTCTTTTTGCACTGAGCAGACCTTTATTTCCGTGAAAAATACCATATGGAGCCTGCGGCCTCACATGTTCCTTGGCCGGGCAACCACTTGGCAAGGTGAGCACGTCCCTCCCCATAAATGCAGGTGCAGATCCTTCCCCTTCCAGAGTCCTTGGATAACATCAAAGGTATgtcctgctcccctctcctccctcaccACAGGAGCTCCCCAGTGCCACCTTCTCCAGCTCAGCCTGATTTTGCCGCGACGCTCTGCCGGGGCTGAGCCTGGGCACAGCTCAGGGTCCTTGTAGGTGTCTCTACCTGGGAggtgcagaggctgctgtgccCCCTGGGGAGTGGGGAGGATTTGTGGGGCTTTGGGCAATTTTTGGCATGACCAAATTGTGGCATTACTGAATCTCTGCGTTACCACGTGAATCTCTGTGTGACTGTGGTGTTGGAGGGAAGTGTTTGCAGCCACAGTAAGGGTGCAAGTGGGAAAGGCGAGGGTTTAGctggagcagcttccccagaaggaaaagcaaaccctGAGGCAGCAAAACCTTCCTGGGGCTGGAATTTGTTGTGCCAAAAGCTGGTGTGTTTGCCTGTCCTCTCAGCCCGTCTTATCAGGTTCCTGCTTGGGGCACCTGGGCTTGGGCAGGGCTCAGATCCCACACACTGGCGAAATATTACCCTGGGGAGCGGAGTACCACGGGAAATACTTCCCAAAAGCCTTCCCCTGTGgatgggagctgctgtgctgccttggTGAGGGGTCCAGAGGGATGACAGCGTGGGTGAGgatggggcagtgctgggaaatgggGGGCAGGATACCTCCAGTGAGGATGTTCCAGGCGGGAAGGGAGATGGGGAGGAGTGTTGGGGGGATCCATCCCTTCCTCTGTCCTAGCACAGCTGCTGAAGGGTCTCTGGGGTCTCTGGCACAGAtgcagggaggggtgggagaggcaCAAGCCAAGGGACCTTGGTGTCCTTGGCCACTGCCACCCACCCCAGACTGGGAGAGGTGTCCGGGCTGAGCGTGGTGAATGAGGAAGCGACTGCTCTGTGTCACCATGAAATGGCATTTACTTTTTTGCCAGTGAATTTTCCTCTCTGGCCTTGTGAGTGGTCTGGCCTGCCtccaggagggacaggcaggatgAGGCCCCACATGATGGATGTACACAATCCCTGGATCCTGGTGGTTCACTGGAAAACAGATGCCTCCCAGTGAAACCAGTATGGCCAGTGGGATTACTCTGGTCACCTCTACCACCTGTGCCAAAATCCTATCCCGGCCAGGAGGGCTGAGACCCGCCCTGTCCCTCTGCACACAGGATGGCAACCTCCCAGctggtgctgtccctgctggctgcagctctcctgctgcactTGGCCACTGCGCTGAAGGTCGGAGCCTTCAACATCAAGGCCTTTGGGGACACCAAGATGTCCAACCAGACCGTGGCAAACATCATCGTCTCTGTGAGTgcaggggagaggagcaggcCTGGATGCTCTCTCCTCTCTGGGATGCAGTGAccctgggacagtgggacacCAGCTTTCTGTAggcatccatccatccatccatccatccatccacacctccatccatctctccatccAAACCTCCCCTCACTCACCCATCTGCTCATCCCTCATCACCATCTCCCACCTCAGGCCATCTCCACTCTTGCTGATGCCCAACCCAGGATGGGCAATGCTTGGTGCTGCCCAGGTTCCTcccttggagcagctgctgggatgaTGGTAGCAGACAGATGGATCTATGTGATCCCAGGGTCCTTCCAAGGCAGAGAAGACCAGCAGAGAAGCCCCCTCCCTGGGACAgtgagggaggtggggaggggtgTCAGGGGGAATCCATGCCTTGCTCTgatccagcacagctgctgtaGGGTCTTTGGGGTCTCTGGTGCAGACCCAGGAAGGGGTGGGAAAGGCCCTGCTGGCCTCCCATTGCCAGTCTGGGAGCCTTTGCAGCCCAGCTGAGGCACCCGTGGGTGTCCCATGAGCAGCTCTTGGCCAGGGGAGAGTAGCTCTGAGCTTGTCCCCCCAGATCCTGTCGGAGTACGACATCATCCTGGTGCAGGAGGTCCGGGATGCCGACCTGAGCGCCGTGGACAAGCTCATGGACCAGCTCAACAGGTGACCGTGATGGCACAGTGTGGGGGTGACTGCAAATGGGATGCTGGGCTGGATCCCAGCTGGCATCTCACCATGACAAGGCACCTTGGCTCAGCTGGAGAGAGCCTGATGGGTGctggggagcaccaggagcCTCCTCTCACCCTCTCCACATCTCCCCCCCAGTGCTTCGGGGCAGCCCTACAGCTTTTTGGTCAGCATCCCCCTGGGTCGGACCAGCTACAAGGAGCAGTACCTCTTCATCTACAGGTAAGGGAGGTCACCAGGGTCCAGCGtcccctgtgtcacctgctgccctccccagcaACCCCCAAAGGGCAATGGGTACCTTCAGGGGTCCTgtctgtgccaggagctgtgctgggggctgccctgctctcctccctcaGGTCAGACATGGTCTCCGTGCTGGGAAGTTACTACTACGACGATGGCTGTGAGTCCTGTGGGAACGACACCTTCAGCAGGGAGCCCTTCATTGTGAAGTTCTCCTCGCCCACCACACgtgagcagagctgctgttgggGGATGCCAGACCTGGCACAGGGTCCCCTCCACAGAGGGCTAAGCCCAGAGCTATGCCTGCCAGCAGGGCTCCACAAGGGTCCTTTAGTGCAGTGGGACCATCTCCCACTCGTGGGTGCCCAGGAGTCCTAAGTACCTGCCCAGCAtggctggcactgcctgctcTTTCCCGCCGTGTGCCATCTCCTGTCAATTCCCATCACATCCCGTTGTCTGTCATCTCCCACCATGTGTTCTTTTCAGTTGTGTACCATTTCAcatctccagctgcttcccatcGTGTCCTGCATACCATTATTTGCTACCTCCCATCTTGTGCCATATTCTGCCATCTGCTTCCTCCTCTTGGGTTCCATCTCCTGTATGTACCACCTCCCATTGCCTGCCATCCCTCATCCCTGCCGTCTCCCATCATGTCCCATTTCCCACCTTGTTCCATCACCTACCCCATGCCATCACTTCCACCTCCTTAGAACCTCCTCAGGGCACATACACTCTCCCATCTCTACCGcctccatctccttcccaaAACCATGGTGGCTTGGAAAAGGTGACAGGAAACAAGCAGCAAACCCTGTGCAAAAGGATGCAGTTCCCCACAGGAAATTCCAGTCTGGAGGACACACACACCACCACAGAcaccctttccctgcagcagcttttcccagccGGTAGCTGGGGCTTGGCCTGGGGTGGTCCCTGGGGGTTCCTGCTCCCTTCTCAGTTGGTGCAGCTGAGGTGGGGGCTGACAATCACCTGTGTGGCAGAGGTTCAGGAGCTGGTGTTGGTGCCCCTGCATTCCGAGCCCAGCCATGCAGCAGAAGAGATCGACGCGCTCTACGACGTCTACACCGATGTCATCAACAAGTGGGGGACTAATGTAAGCAATGGCAGTgagctcagctcctctctgaggGCAGCTGAGTGGGCAAGTGGATGGACTTGTCCCATGGGAGGCCTCTTGTACCCATTAGAGCGGGTGCCACCCCAGCAATCtccaggcagggagctgcagggtgtCTCCGCTGCCTTCACAGGGGGCTTGTCCCCGTGCGCTATAGTGCCCCAGGGGGGTTTGCTGCCACCTCTTAAGAAATTAGGGAGCCCCTGCTGACTTGTAAggtccatgggcagggacacaacACGCTGCCCTGCAGGACATGATCTTCCTGGGTGACTTCAACGCCGACTGTGCCTACGTGACCAGCTCACAGTGGCCGTCCATCCGCCTGCGCTCCCTGCGCGCCTGTGAGTGGCTCATCCCCGACAGCGCCGACACCACCGTGGCCGACACCGACTGTGCCTACGACCGGTGGGTGCCGTGGCGGGGGGCAGTGGCTGGCACGGGGGGCTGGCAGGCACTTACACCCTCATGCTGCCCCGGCAGCATCGTTGCCTGCGGCACCGCCCTGCGCCAAGACATCGATCCCGGCTCCGCCACCGTCAACAACTTCGAGCAGAAATTCCACCTCCAGCGCAAGGATGTGAGTGAGGGGCCAGGGCACATGGGCCCACCAGCACTGGGATCCACCCCACCATACCTCCTGGGAGTGTGGGTGGGCTCCTTGTTCCTCGAGGTGTGCCCCAGGGTGGCCCGACCCCAAGTCTTGCACTGAATCAACCCCCCAGACTGAGCAGTTTGGGATATGGTCTAAATTTGGGGGTTGGAGAGGAGTGTTGGGGTCTCAGCCAGCCATCCCAGTGTCTGGATGAGCTCAggccctctctgctctctcccacACCCAGGCTTTGGCCGTCAGTGACCATTTCCCTGTGGAGGTGACCCTGAAAGCCCGCTGAGCCCGTCCCTGTGCCAGTGGCTACCAGGACATCCCGGCGTGCACCTGCAGCCTTCGTGGAAGCCCACATGCCACCAGTGCCAGCCAAGCTGCCCACTATCTCTGCAAGGAGCCACTCTTTTGGATCTTGTGGGATTGGGGTGCTCTCTGCTTCCATTAAAAATGAGCCTCTTCCAGCCTTTACAACTCTGGAGGGAAGGTCCCTTTAgtctccccagcagcccctggcgTCCAAGTctcccatcccctgccaggGAGGTTTCCAGGGCAGGGGGaccctcctgccatggagaCACCTGGACCCACGGGGTGGCAAGTACTacttccctttctgcagcaaaagcagGGACACCAGGAAGAGCCTGGGAGGCTCCAGGCTTTCCAGGGCACAGGATGCTCTTGCCATGCATCCTGACAGAGCCCGCCTGGCTGCGGGACAGCTGACAGGACACTGACGGTGAGAGTGGGGGGAAGTGGAGGATGTGAGTCAGTTCCCAGGGGGTTTGGTGCTTCCCGGGGGACTTTCGGGGTTTCGGTGCTGACACAGCACTGAGGGACACTGGACTCATCCCGAGACTGGGTGTGAGGATGCAAAACCTGGTGTCACATGTGAGAGCCCGGCAAGTCCCGGCATGGGCTGCCGCTGTCTCTCTGCCTGTCAGAGCCTCCTGATCCTTCATCACCCTGGGGGTGATGCTGTGGGCTGGCATGGGGAATGCCACTCCTCCTGGGTTGCTTTGGGTCACCGATGGGGCTGCTTTGGGTCACCAGTGGGGCTGTTGTGAGTGACTaccagggctgctgcaggggtGTGCAGCTGGGGCTGGCGGTGCTCACGTGGTGCTCACCTGCCTGACCCAAACACAGGccatttcctcctcttccctctaaTTACACCGTCTGAATCACCCAATTAAGGTCAGTGCCCTTCACCTCCTGCCTGGCCACTGTGCCTACTCTGTGATCTAGGAGGCCACCCCTGTTGGCTGCAGCCCCCCTGAGTCCCACGTGCCCACCCATTCCcactgggatgctccagccctgtcAAGCCTCCAGGGCTGCCCTTTGCTGTATCAGCACAGgggaggctgtgctggcccCACCCTGTCATCCTGTGGGATTTCTGGTTTCCCAATGTGGGAAGGAGCCCACAGTCATGCCAAAACCCCCACGGGGGTGTCCGACTCATCCTGCTTTGCCGGCAACTCCACTGGCAATAAAGCCGCCCATCCTGCTGCCGGgagggcagaggtgctgcaCACTTGGCAAGGTAAGGACAGATCCAGGCTCAGCACCTTCAGCTGTGAACCGGGAGGGACCGAGATCAGCTGCAACCAGCTGGGATGAGGAGCTGCTCCTTACCCTAACAGTGGAGGCTGTGGCAAAGTTTAAGGACATGGAACAGCCTGGGGTGCTGGCAGTGGTGGCTGGGGCTGGTGGCTGATGGAGAAATTCTGGCAAGGAGTGGAGCTGGGTGatcctgggagctggaggaggtggatTCACTGTGTTGGGATGGGATTTGTCTTCTCTGGGACCAGCGAGCTGTCAAactgcctgtgccagctccaCAGGCTGCTCGAGGCAGTGCCCGTCATGACACGCTGTTGTACAGCAGGACCGAGGAAGGAGCTGcatgtccttttatttttctacccCAAATCCAAAGGAGTTTTCCAAGTTCAGCTCCCATCTCCGTGACTCAgcatccctccctgcaggaTGGGGACTGTGACTCTGGCATTGTCCCTGCTGGCTGTGGCTCTCCTGTGCCCGGCCACTGCCACCCTGCGCGTCGGTGCCTTCAACATCCAGGCCTTCGGTGACACCAAGATGTCCAACAAGGAGGTGGCAGAGATCATCATCAACGTGAGTGCAGCCAGCACAAcgtggggacaggctgggcacTGGGACAGCCACAAACGTGGCTCCTGTGCCAAGGACATGTGG from Chiroxiphia lanceolata isolate bChiLan1 chromosome 16, bChiLan1.pri, whole genome shotgun sequence carries:
- the LOC116795012 gene encoding LOW QUALITY PROTEIN: uncharacterized protein LOC116795012 (The sequence of the model RefSeq protein was modified relative to this genomic sequence to represent the inferred CDS: substituted 1 base at 1 genomic stop codon), with product MATSQLVLSLLAAALLLHLATALKVGAFNIKAFGDTKMSNQTVANIIVSILSEYDIILVQEVRDADLSAVDKLMDQLNRXPASGQPYSFLVSIPLGRTSYKEQYLFIYRSDMVSVLGSYYYDDGCESCGNDTFSREPFIVKFSSPTTQVQELVLVPLHSEPSHAAEEIDALYDVYTDVINKWGTNDMIFLGDFNADCAYVTSSQWPSIRLRSLRACEWLIPDSADTTVADTDCAYDRIVACGTALRQDIDPGSATVNNFEQKFHLQRKDALAVSDHFPVEVTLKRAVKLPVPAPQAARGSARHDTLLMGTVTLALSLLAVALLCPATATLRVGAFNIQAFGDTKMSNKEVAEIIINILRRYDVVLVQEVRDSDLSAVTELMEQLNSASKSPYDYEISGPLGRENYKEMYLFIYRTDVVSVVNTYQYKDRQDVFSREPFILRVSAPRTSEQGKSGPGWWHWVAVEEFVLVPLHSAPHDAVAEIDALYDVYLDIVNKWGTDNIMFLGDFNADCAYVQPSDWSSIRLRTSDVFKWLIPDSTDTTVGKSDCAYDRIVVCGAKLKRSIVSNSAATYNFQRAFQLDQEEALAVSDHYPVEVKLTA